One window from the genome of Rufibacter tibetensis encodes:
- a CDS encoding isoaspartyl peptidase/L-asparaginase family protein: protein MDTKRPFALALHGGAGTITRASLTPQLDREYRQALKQALSIGYQILRDGGDALRAVEATVVVLEDCPLFNAGRGSVFNKQGRHEMDAAIMYGKTLGAGAVTGVRNVRNPILLASEVLHHSDHVFLCQHGAEEFARNQGIAFEPDDYFFTQQRHEQWQALRDSNVYMLDHSETKDKKFGTVGAVAVDGQGNLAAATSTGGMTNKNFNRIGDTPIIGAGTYANNRTCAISCTGHGEYFMRHVVAYDISCLMEYKGLSLTEAADLVVHKKLKESGGEGGLVGVSATGEVAMPFNSEGMYRGAWVAGQEPEVAIYQE, encoded by the coding sequence ATGGATACCAAACGCCCATTTGCCCTTGCCCTGCACGGAGGAGCCGGAACCATCACCAGAGCCTCTTTAACTCCTCAGTTAGACCGTGAATACCGCCAGGCCCTGAAGCAAGCCTTAAGCATAGGTTATCAAATTTTAAGGGACGGGGGAGATGCCTTACGTGCCGTGGAAGCGACCGTGGTGGTACTGGAGGACTGCCCTTTGTTTAACGCCGGCCGGGGTTCTGTATTCAACAAACAGGGAAGGCATGAAATGGATGCAGCCATCATGTACGGTAAAACTTTGGGAGCCGGCGCCGTGACAGGAGTAAGGAATGTGCGGAACCCTATTTTGCTCGCCAGTGAGGTTCTGCACCATTCAGACCACGTGTTTCTGTGCCAACATGGGGCCGAGGAGTTTGCCCGAAATCAGGGAATTGCTTTTGAACCAGATGATTACTTCTTCACGCAGCAACGGCATGAGCAATGGCAGGCCCTTCGGGATTCAAACGTATACATGCTGGACCACTCTGAAACCAAAGACAAGAAGTTTGGGACAGTAGGAGCAGTAGCCGTTGACGGGCAGGGGAACCTGGCGGCAGCCACCTCCACGGGTGGAATGACAAACAAAAACTTTAACCGCATAGGAGACACTCCTATTATTGGGGCCGGTACCTATGCCAATAACCGTACGTGCGCTATTTCCTGTACCGGCCACGGCGAGTACTTCATGAGGCATGTGGTGGCGTATGACATTTCCTGCCTTATGGAGTACAAAGGATTATCCTTAACTGAAGCTGCTGACCTGGTGGTGCACAAAAAACTGAAAGAGAGCGGGGGCGAAGGTGGGCTAGTGGGGGTAAGTGCCACTGGCGAAGTAGCGATGCCTTTTAATTCAGAAGGTATGTACCGCGGAGCCTGGGTAGCCGGGCAAGAGCCAGAGGTGGCTATTTACCAGGAGTAG
- a CDS encoding cyanophycinase, with protein MTKFEQAPKGILIAVGGNEDKGTFPRVKKQFHLNFFELGILKRIIDSMGGSNARIEVITTASLIPEELGALYLHAFQVLGCKQVNILDIREEADALKPENLERLRLASGVMFTGGDQSRLFRIFSGTAFHQILLDRYHHEEGFVIAGTSAGAMAMSDIMITGGSSTRALLKGSVKLDRGLAFQENVIFDSHFVKRGRFGRLMEAVATHPYKIGIGLGEDTGVLISHGNVIETIGSNLVIVIDGHHIKHNNTSYAAPGTPLSIENLRLHVLAFGNFYDIKERKFFVGQKTHYQEE; from the coding sequence ATGACCAAATTTGAGCAGGCTCCCAAAGGCATTCTCATCGCCGTAGGCGGAAACGAAGACAAAGGCACCTTTCCCAGAGTTAAAAAGCAGTTCCATCTAAACTTTTTTGAGCTAGGCATTCTCAAGCGCATCATAGATTCCATGGGCGGCAGCAATGCCCGCATAGAAGTCATCACTACGGCCTCCCTCATTCCTGAAGAATTAGGTGCCCTTTATTTACACGCGTTTCAGGTGCTGGGATGTAAGCAGGTGAACATTCTGGACATCAGGGAAGAGGCCGATGCTTTAAAACCCGAAAACTTGGAACGGCTCCGGCTGGCTTCTGGGGTCATGTTTACGGGTGGTGACCAATCACGCCTCTTCCGCATTTTCTCCGGAACGGCTTTTCACCAAATACTACTGGACCGCTACCACCACGAAGAAGGTTTTGTCATTGCGGGCACCAGCGCCGGCGCCATGGCCATGTCTGACATTATGATCACGGGCGGAAGCAGCACCCGCGCATTACTGAAAGGTTCGGTGAAACTGGACCGGGGTCTTGCGTTTCAGGAGAACGTGATCTTTGACTCCCATTTTGTGAAAAGAGGCCGTTTTGGAAGACTGATGGAGGCGGTGGCCACTCACCCTTATAAAATTGGTATTGGGTTAGGGGAAGACACGGGCGTTCTGATCAGCCATGGGAATGTAATAGAAACCATTGGCTCCAACCTGGTCATTGTAATAGACGGGCACCACATCAAACATAACAACACTTCTTACGCCGCCCCAGGAACCCCTCTTTCCATTGAGAACCTGAGGCTGCACGTTCTGGCTTTCGGAAACTTCTACGATATCAAAGAGCGGAAATTCTTTGTAGGTCAGAAAACCCATTACCAGGAAGAGTAA
- a CDS encoding YciE/YciF ferroxidase family protein → MKLTSLNDLFIHQMKDLYNAEQQLLKAMPEMMEMVKSPELATAMETHMMETQRQIQRLEECFQILGINGNGEKCMAMEGILREAKEFMQHEADAEVMDAGIIACAQRVEHYEIAGYGTACTYAKFLGHDQVLNHLKEILNEEKMTDEKLTMIAETTVNRKAENH, encoded by the coding sequence ATGAAATTAACATCCTTGAATGACCTGTTCATCCACCAAATGAAGGACCTTTACAACGCGGAGCAGCAGTTGTTAAAAGCGATGCCAGAGATGATGGAAATGGTTAAAAGCCCTGAGCTAGCCACTGCCATGGAAACCCACATGATGGAAACCCAGCGCCAAATACAACGCTTGGAAGAGTGCTTCCAGATCTTAGGTATTAATGGCAATGGTGAAAAATGTATGGCCATGGAAGGCATTCTGAGAGAAGCCAAAGAATTCATGCAGCATGAAGCCGATGCCGAAGTAATGGATGCCGGTATTATTGCCTGCGCCCAACGCGTGGAGCACTATGAGATTGCCGGGTACGGTACTGCCTGCACCTATGCCAAATTCCTGGGTCATGACCAAGTGCTGAACCACTTGAAAGAAATCCTGAATGAGGAGAAAATGACCGATGAAAAGCTGACCATGATTGCGGAAACCACCGTGAACCGGAAAGCTGAAAACCATTAA